The segment caattatctatgaagcccacctcattttttggacaccaaagcaattcaaggagaacatgcggctaaacatgtcactcccggtccgattggggaggggcccagagaaaactacagagtctgacattgtttttgcaaagttacacaccgattcaattaattttagtgacctccgattggcgtaactgggtgtcattactgccgacgtgaattacaatcttaccaaatttacgcttagccttagccagcagtttcaaatttccttcaatgttgcctgctctggcctcacagtcacccagccggcctgctttcccggctgctcgggatctgctgggggacagctcacggcggctaagctaccttggtccgcaccaactacaggggccttgctagctgtaggattttccaaggtgtggagccgagtctccaattcacccagcccggcctccaaagctacgaacaagctacacttattataagtaccgttactgctaaaggaggccgaggaataactaaacatttcacacccagcgcagaaaagtgtgggagagacaggagaagcctccatgctaaaccggctaagagctagtagctgcgctaagctagcagattcctaaaaacacaaagtgaataatgtgtgaataatttaggtgattcagcagagagagtgctttaattaaggcatgtgaagattacactgaaataaatcattatctagatcagtctaactacgcagattaaacagctaacagatacagcaaaacaccactgtgctccagaacaagaagtgatacaataccgcagtgagagccaaccaccagtagaggcgctGAACCTGTGAGATTAGTATGGCTCACCCAGTCTCTTAGGGCGAGCGTTGGagttttaaccgtttggggcagtttttctgcacatgcttactcgagccacagaagaaaaaaaaaacactctccatgggccagcctcctctgtctatcctttgattttactttagccctgctcgtgtccatagcttcgtcagcaggggtagCTGGTGCTACACGGAAAGCTCGAGATTTGGAGCGGAGAGAGGACGGTGCTGCTTCagatctggaagggagagggacggcacacccttcgtctcgctcccgcttgTATTCTTCTAACAGATTGTCAAGacgaatagtaagtcccttcggctgctcccttgtttgcacttggggtcgccacagcaaatccaaggtggatctgcatgttgaattggcacaagttttacgccggatgcccttcctgacgcaactccacattatatggagaaatgtggcaggggtgggatttgaacccggaaccttctgaactgaaaccaagcgcattaaccacttggccaccacccctgcctagatcaataagcctgtctaaatcccgcggctgacccttagccaccagatgctccttcagggccggagacagcccatttacaaaggcggtgcaGAGTGATACTGAATTCAGCCGGCCCTCACTGCCGCAACACAaaagtcgattgcgtaatcagcagcactccgtcgtccctgtctcactgacagcagcatatttgaagcagactcgcctctattgggatgatcgaacacctgtcgaaattccctaataaacccagtatatgttgaaAAGAGCCGAGAGTCCTGcttccagagcgccgtagcccaggcgcgagcCTCGCccagaagcaaattaatcacataagccaccctgctgtggtctgacgcgtacatcacgggccgTTGTGAGAAAACGAGcgcacactgcatcaagaagtctgcgcacgtttcgacacaacccctgtacggttccggggggctaatgtaagcttcgggtgACGAGGGGGGAGACCTCTGAACAACCACTGGACCTTCTGTTAAGTGACAGATCCacaggaggaggagtggctgcagctgcGCCTGACACGCGCGTCTcaacctgcgcggtgagagcctccattctaCGGCTGAGGTGAATGTTCTGCTCGGTtaacaaatccaaccgagcagtgaggttggtgagaatgtgttgcagctcacccagcGCACCTCCTGATGGAGCCTacgcaccttgcatctccattgattGTTCAGTTGGTGGTGAAatgcccctcagagtccatggcgtggccgagttatcctgttgggaaagtgaatgcacggacccacgttagggggcgtaaatgaacggtcaaaagGAGTACGaacaaataacaatttattatgcaaagggCAAACAAAGGTCAAAATATGCTTAGTCCATTTcacaacaaaatggtgacacgtgggcaggcccgagggtaggagtcacctatccagagaagagccggaactcaCGAAGCCCCACCGCCaaccggaggcctgcaatacacccgagccgccaagacctgactcccccaggtggccaccgtctgagGCTgctggaccggtactgctggcaggagcaaaaaacagggtgggtgagtgttcacccagcaaactgtcagcaactcacagttatcctcttggaggaataaacccagatactcccagagtgcagaggaaaaactggaggacgtgcagtgtcaaaggttatactcagtaagtcagaagtgaggagtggagacgccaactcctccaacttccacaaactcggctacaagctgcaagtataaatcacaactgcaaaaacttcagttacaatgaatgtgcgaacggcacaaaacggctgagatagtttacctgtaaggtaagctgataactcggcagagttatggtgtccttcccaggcttttatggagatgatgatgatgggaaAACAGCTGCCAGCCTAACGGTGCACCTGGTAGAACCAAAAaaggccagtgcgccctccagAGCCCAAAAGATGCCaatatggcagggcgccatctggtggtgggccagcagtacctcctttcaGCCGCCCACATACCATCTCCgagtttaaaaataaatggaaaatgttTGAGCAGTCACTTCTTTGCAGTTTCTGTTTCACATATTACTTGGATCAGCAGGAGAAGTTTGACAGTAATCGTATTGGGGGGGGTAATATATATGAGCTACTACAGCACCAGACAGTTCAGTGCTGAAGGCTGAACAGAGACGGTAAATGTGTTTTGTTGCTTTTAAAATCTGCTGAttgaaacaaaaaagaaaaataataagagAGAACACTGTTCAGTCTGATTTCTCCAGCAGTTGTTTGAGAGGCGATTTGGGGCCCAGGATATCGCCGATGCTTCAGTCTCCCACTGGAGCTCTGCTGTTTCTTCTTTTAACCTGTTTTGATGCCTCTGTCTTTGGAGAGATCGGTGACTTCTCTCACTGCCTTCAGTTCTTCTACAAGAAGACTCCACCAAATGGTTTCAGTGCAGTCGGGTACCAGGCCATGTGTCAGCGCTACAGAAACCAGTACCACTTCGCCAACCTATATTACCGTCAGGCTCGTACACCTTTGTACTCTGCGTACATTCTCAGCACTGCACCTGGTAAACGGCCCAATGACACATGGATGTATGAACCACAGGTAAGGCTGTGTGCATAGGTGGCATGGGTGGCTGGAGCCACCCACCTCTGATCTGAGTAATTTCACACCACTTACATATGTACTTATTTCATTTATAAATTGCTTGAAGCGTACGTTGCTGTGATCACCATGGGCCCATATAACAATGTTAGCATTTTAGCACGATAGCTATAGAATGCATAATTTGATTTTGACAAGACTTGGTGGGCACAATAGACCTATGGATTGGAAGAAAGTACTTGATTTTGGTGAGGACCAGTCAACCATCAAGATCAGATATCAATGTCAAAATTTCAGCCCCATGCTATTAGCATAGGGCAACCAACATGTCTTGAAAATGTGTGAacctttgactcactgggtgtaaCTTTaataaatgttggtttctcagaatgcaaaatatggagaaccacatcctactttttctgggtcaggctaaaaacttctcaatcaccccctgTAAGACTAATAGTGTTCTTAAACATCTAATATTGTTACTTCTATCGATTTCATATAACGTGTGAATGATCAGACATGAATGTAGTAGCCACTTAAAATTTGCATTAAAATGTATATTTGCAATATTTAATACAAAGTGGGTAATAGTACCCGTAGACAGTCAGGactacagcaatctgacatttgtccCCATTGACCTTTACCTTCATCTAAATGATTGTCAGTTggttgaccttgccagggcaattgTGGAATCCCACTAAAAGTGGTCCAAATGAGACTGAAAATCAAATTACTTTACCATTGTCAAAATTAACTTTTTAAAGCCAGTTTTGGGTAAACATTGAAATGCATCTGCAGAGTCTATTGGGAATGTGTGCCCCGCTGACAAAGCCAGCCTTCCTAAATTTGTGCGCCCGTTCTTCCCCACGTTTGCAGCAGTGGGAAGAAATGACCCTCAGAGTAGTGAAGAGATTGTACCAGTGAATGGCAAGGCAAAGGCCCGGCTGAGGGGCTACGACGTGGCAGAGATGAGTTTGGATAAATTGGAGATcctgtcacaaaggctgaacacaaCGATCAGTCTGTTTCACAGCAACTGCCAGTGACAACAAAAACTTTGGTCACTTGTTGATGTCAACACTGACAAGCAGTTCTTCCACTtaaataaaaacatgtttgaTCAAAGTCTCACAATGGTTTGAAATAGATAAAAATGAGCTTGTAAAATAACCGGGTCCATTAGTATTTGGACTGAcaattttgtcattttgcctctgtacatgaCCACgtggaaacaatcaagatgtgcttgtagttttGAAATGTAATTCAAGAGGTTGAAGAaaaacatggaataaaccatctTATTCAAATACTTCGACAAACTAAGTATTGTATTATTGTGAATATTCATGTTCATGATGAAACACTAACAGTAAACTGGAGAAACTGCATCGTGCAACTTTTAACTGTTGCATcaacagtcacagcttcatgaagGAGTGGAGCAAAGAACCATTTGAATACAACAAAACCAATCAAATGTAATCTCAAATCTCCCACGTGCCTTCTGGTAAACTAGAGCTGAAATTTCATCTGCTTTTGATGGTTATTCTCTttgccacttcaccatgaagctgcataactgcTGATGCAACAGAAAACAGTTGCATTGTGTCATGGCTTTGAAAATGAGGGTACCGTGGATAAAAATGGGCATAATTCATTATCAGTTTATACAATATTTTTCTTAAACCCCTTGAGATAAAGCAAAAAAATCTAGTTAATTTCACTACATTGCGGTTGTGTATAGATGCAACATGACAAGAGAATTAcgtcaatgtccaaatacttgtggacctggTTCTGCCACTATAAATCTTCATCCCTCCTTCCTTCTACTGACTCACAATAAAATTAAAGAGCATCTTGTGCTGActtgaaatgtttatttctcattgATGATGAACAaacatacaaaatacaaaaaaaatgagGCCATGAGGTTTCATGTGATTTaacaatataaacattaaaaatgtatattcattgtgcatcataaataagtaaaagattTATATCTGAGAAAAACTCCAGGTAAATGGCcgcatattttgttttatttcttttccAGACAAGCAcgcaaatgccaaaaaaaaattttaactcCAAGAAAATTATTCACAAATGCATCTGCTCCTTTATTTGAGAGTCAGATTAGGTTTTGATCCTTGAAGAAAGTGTAAGAAAGGCAAATCCAAACTCGCTGAGAAAAAGGCAAGCATTTACCGGACACATTCATCGTGACTATTCTGTCACATTCAGCTGATTTGCGGCTTCGGCGGCTCCTTTCCTTCGTTTTAAAAACACTGGTGGTTTTTCAGCTGCTCCACGTCGCTGAAGCTCCTTCCGCAGTTGGAGCACTGAAGCACTGCCTTTTCGCTGCTGTGGATGAGTTGGTGTCTCTTTAAGTACTCCACCCGACTGAACCGTTTCCCGCACGCATCGCACCCGTACGGCCGTTCGCCCGTGTGGATACGCTGGTGACGCTCCAAGTTACCCAGACGACTGAAACTGCGGCCACACTGTGCACACCGGTGCGGCCTCTCGCCGGTGTGCACCAGATGATGGCGCTCCAGGGAGCGTGAATGCGTGAAGCGTTTCCCGCAGATTTCACAGCAGTGCGGCCGCTCGGCAGCGCAGGCACACTCATGGTTCTTAAGGGCCCAGGCATGGCTGAATGTGTTACCACAAGAGGCACAAGGGAAAATTGCGCCCTCCCCTCCGCTGCTTTGTAAATGGGCGCCTCCTAGTGGACAGGGGTGCTCATCTAACTCTGCTTCGGAAGTAAAGCCTCCTCCACACTGGGGGCAGAACTGGAGCAGGGTTCCACCGCCGTCTTCTTCCCCCGTGCTCTCTGCAATGCTCCCTGGAGCAGACAGGTGAGGAGGTTGTTCTGGCTCCACCTGCTCCACTGCTGCAGCTGCTCCAGGCGCGACCGCAGCCGAGTCGCACTCACGCAACCTCTTTGACCAGCCTGATCTCAGCTCTGCTCCGCCCACTCTCAAACTGTCCTTGATCCTGCCCTGTGCTGCCTGGTCCTCTCTCTGCAGGGTTGGAGGCTGAGGTTCCATCTCCCCATCCTGCTCCAGGCCATCAAGACCAATGTACTTGGGGATTAACCTGATCTCGCTGCTTTGCACTATCTCGGGGGCTGGGCTGACAGGCCGGGATACCTTCATGGCAGTCTGATCCCGGCCCCTCTCTGCCCTCAGCGCAGACTCCAACCCCCTCAGCTCATCCATGGTCATGCCCCCCTCTGATGGTTCCGTTGCACCAACCTCCCAGTGCTCCTCTCGCTGTCCCGGATGATGCAGGGACGGAGGACGATCTGACAGGTTACCTGATGGGTGAAGTTTTAGAGAGCGTGAGAAGTGTAACGTGAACAATCATTTTTACATTCTCATAATGTGAGATTTGCTGAACATTTGACTGCAGCCTCCCTACCTTCACTTTGAGCTTTGGAGTCAGCGTGTGGATTGTGATTGGGAGGATCCATTTTTAAAGCCTCTTTGATTAATCGGAGAGACGCAGGTTGATACCCATCCATTGCAGAaaactgcacacagacacacagacagttaAAGAACACACATCAGAAAGCAGCCGGCATCACAGAGGGTAATTTCAACCCACCAGAGATTGATCAATTCCAGAGTTTAACATCTGACTGCATATCAAAATACTGCAACAATGAGGTGTTCTAAGTGAAGTCCCTTTTGCACACGTGTTCCGGTCAGTAGACACTCCTGCTACAACTGTCCATGAGCAGTTGTAGCAGCTGCACTTCGCGTTgcgttgttatgactccacccaatCGCTCCCCTCAGGATATGCACTCACGCTCCtttgcatgggagtcggactctctaaccagaaggctaaaacccagggctctggctttgtgaccagagaatccttttgagctgttgggaatgAGGTTTACTaagtacatatgcacagcgacacctgctggcctctgttacacagCCATATGTACAAACACGCTCACATAGAGGAATCCAAAGCTGAAGCAGTTATTTGTCCTCATCAGACCCAAGTAACACTGCCATTTCTGTGTGTATGAAAGGCGGCAGTGGTTGCCACCTCCCACAGCAGAAGATCATCAACTGAGGTGTTAGGTAACGTACACCATGTGCTGCAACTACTGTGTTAAACTATTAATGTTGTTGATGTTGTATAGCACtatataacatttacattttctgCTGAACAAATAAAAAAGCACCAAAAAGGGATACAAACAAGTGACCTACTGTAACTGGTTCAATGAAACCACTAGCTCCTGGAAGGAATCgatgtaatgccgcgttcacactggacgcCACACGAGCAACGGCGGCGAGAGATTGcgatgtaatccctatggaaggacacgctgtggcgccacaaaagtccaagccacgcaacGCGACGCAATGTACGTGAATAAAGTGATTTTGAGCAGTTGCcgcgtttgtggcgcaatattgcaATGCATCGCgccgccctcctccccaagttgaaaaatctgaactttttcatattGTTGCGCCGCAAtgacaatcagggactggatatgtagtgacgtggagatgtctggactttatacttgatgtggacatgtcctgtctctggtagccagcctgtgagcaggacttatgtcccttttgtccttgatttaacacaattatgacagagtttgaggggagagaggaactgcagcagcagccagttttttatttcctttgttcacatgtgcgtgcgaacgaatcgtccgtgaagataattttattaactacacagatgtataatagaacaaacggtgactggtttataacacaattatgacagagttggaggggagagcgaggaactgcagcagcagccagcttttttttttttttcaattgttcacatgtgcacgcgcgaacaggacagaggtcctcaaactgggtcctgaagAGGCGGATGTAcggctgaaagcggccatcatccagacacagctcctgcagcaataatgaaactccccgaattgggaacgtctcatgaggatgttgtgaacccagggacggcgccgctggcgacatttgtcagctttccacaacaaatagagcacagcaactcactccatGTGATCCACATCCATCATACTGACTTGatggcgagtggaatggaagttcctcctcctatttgatgatgcattgggctgaattttcacagcgaaagcaaaCTAACACACCGGGCAATGATGGCGCATCCATCACCAGGCGAGGGACGCGAATCTGTGGCATCGCATGGccctggtgtgaacgcagcattacaaAATCTGTATTCATGTTACTACTATTTTTTTCCTGGAGATGCGTAAATTAAATGGTGAAATACATATTGGACATATTCTGTCTGTTCATTAGTTGACAGCTTCAATCCACTCAAAAGAACACATCAAATAAATCTGAAGGACTCAAACAGCAGCGCACTTTATTTCATCAACCTCAACTTGAAATCTGAAATCCACTGAGTTTGCATTTGAAAACATCACTGTAGAATTGTGAAAAACTTTTCTATAACCGTCTCAAATGACACTGATCAAGAAGTGAAGGGTGTGCCTTCAGAAATATTCAAACAAAGCCCTTCAAGATTATCTCAGTCTCTTAACTCTAAACATTCATAAACTAGACTAAAGAAAATCTATTGTCAATAATTAGACTACATCGTTTTCAAGCTGTACTTTGCCCTAACAATCACTGATGTCTGCTAGTTTCCACTTTATGCATGTTCCCGAGAGGAGCTGCAATTCTCAACAGGCACCAGAACTCTGCATACCTTTGAAAAACGATCCCCACTTTGCTGTCAAACCTACGACAAACATACATCATCTGTATTTTGCCCTCATCCTCTGTCGCCACGCAAATTAACTCCTTTTGTACACTGTTGTAATGTCCCTTTGTTTCATGATTTGATTCTTTGAAAAGCTCTACATAAATCGTTAATGGGgcagcgggatttgaccacttctgggtaCAGCCTGCTCAACACAGTgctcaacacaaacacagcatcacttcacaagtggagaagggaagagaatacaaatgggagaggttgtgctgGTAAATTTTAATGACATTTAATGTGCATAATGATAAttgggctgtccccagaagtacaaTTTTTGtgtcatatgctctttcatttaacccctttatcgcccaccctcaaacgagactatggTGCCCAATAACACTAACGAACATGACGTTTTGATAGATAAGTCAcagaacctcccaaactagtaaaacaaaCTTGTGGCTTCTACTCTGGAAAACACTGTAATTTAAATTACGCTTGCACTCAATCTCGTTGAacacagccatttttttttcaggCTGCCCAGGACAGAATTGTGCATAAGATGCAAAGGTAGCGACATATCTCACTGCTAGTTACTTTCATCGGCTGTGTCACAATGCATCAGCTCTATCAAAAAAGCTGGTGATCAGCCAGGTGGGGTCATTGATCTTTCTTGCCTGATGTGGCTCTTTACTTGTCCCCAGCAACCAGGTGAGCCTTATTGTGGAGCCTTGCAAaaccagtttgtttttttgtttgttaaaatgGCTGTTAAACTACAGGAGCAGCATCAAAGCTGTTGCACAAAGTAACAGTACAACAGAAAGCTTTTCACTTCCATCAGTAGGTTTTCAAACAAAAATCTCACTATAATTCAATTCTGGAGACCTCGTGTCGATAGGCAACTCTGGTAGCTAAATATCTCCATCAGTAACCTTCCTCCAATAAGTCTGTGCAACAATCTGACAGCAGAACATTTTCAAATTAAATTCTCTTGTGCAGTCGAACTGTTTTCTCTCTGCAGGTTGTTTCTATTCGAAGCTGCTGAACAATGCAGAGACACTGTGCTACCTTCTCCTCCTACTCCTCCTCTGAGAAAGCCATCTCCCTCACCTCCTCTTTGATGTTGGCCGTCTCCTCCCCCTCACCACTGAGGCTTccctcctcctcttcatcctctGCCATTTCTCCCTCATCCTCTTCTTCCCCTGGGAACTGGATGAGGTACATGTCCCTGGTCTCCTTCCCTCCTCTTCCTGATACCATCCCCAACGCTCCTCCACTTCCTCCACCCCCACCACTGCCACCACCTCCTCCTTCCTCCCACACACCTCCAGGCCAGCATTTGCTATAGGCTGCTGCTGGGCCCTTTTTTGTCTTGGCTCCTGTAGAGAAGAGAGGAAATGAAGAAGGAAGagcgggaggaggaggagaccGGGGGGGGTGCACACATAGAGACAGGAAGGAGAGAGAATGAAATATGAGTGGGGAGACATGTAGAGAGAGAATGTGAGAGCAAGATAAGTGGGAGGAGATGATTGTGGTACCAGGAGAGAGACAGCAAAGGAgaaaaggaaggaaggagagtAGGTTTAGAGAGGCAGCCAGAAAGAGGGGTGGAGGTACAGGGAGTGAAGAAAGGGAGGAGAGACAGAAGGAGCAACCATGATGAATGAGTAAAACAGAGGGGTATAAAAGCAAagaagggaggaggagagaaggaAGCCAAGGTTGATGTGAGAGGGAGAAAGGAGCGACAAAGGCAGAGAAGAAAGGAAGTGCAGTTGGTGGGGGACTCAGGGGAAAGAGAGAGGAGAAGGAGATGAAGTAGGAAAGGGAGGACATGTGGAAGGAGTGAGAAAGAAGAGAAAGAGGTGAGAAGATGGGCAAGAGAGGAGAAATGGAAGGAGAGAGCGAGAATATAATTATGTGGGTGGTGGAGGCGGAGAGGAGTGGAGGAGGAAAAGGAGAATGTGTGTAACACAGGAAAAGGGAGTGGGCAGGAGTGGAGAGAGCGCAAAGGAGAAAGgagaggaaagaggaggagagttgGAGAGGaacacagagagaaacagagagtgaggagtgaaggaggcgggGGCAGGAGAGGAGAGGAGCAAGGCAGGAAGGGAGGGAGAGAAAAAGAGTGTGCAGTAAGCACAGGAGTGGGAGGGACAGAATGCagtggagagagaggagagggggAGGTGAAGGACAGCGGCAGTGATCATGAAGAGGAGGTGGAGGCGGGAGAgaggaaggagggagggagagatcaGCTCCTGGCAGATGGTTTCCAACAAAACAAGTGCGTCTTCACATAAGCCTCAACTTCACAGCGATAACCCAATTCCCTGTTTTTCACATGATAAACGCTAACGACCACACACTGAAAACGACACACatttaaaacattcaaaatgtTTGTAATCGACAACATCCTTGAAACACTTACGGGACATCTCAACTTTCCGTTTCTGCCGTCCTCTACCTCCTTCCTCAGCAGCTGCCAAGCTGGCGTTGCGGCGGTTGGCAGCCCAGCCCATTCCGTACTTGCGTTCAGTTCTCAGTTTATTCTCCGTCAGCTTCAAACGTAGCTTGAGGGCATCATTCTCCTTCCGATTGAGGGACAGCTCCACCAGGTAGTTATTCACCGTCTCCTGGAACAGTTTGGTGATCTCGCAGACGGATGCTCGGATGAGACTGTCCATGACAGCCGTCAGGTGGGTCTCGAAGGTGGTCACAGATTCTTCCATCATAGCTGCAAGACCCAGATCTGgtgatgatttaaaaaaagaacGTTACACCAACAGATCATGATCACAAAATCATTTTAATAACTGTATCCCGCACAGTTGCACCAAAGGTTTGACATCCACACTTGGAAGATCATTCTGAAAACATTTCTCATTAGGTAGCAGCTGTGATCTCCACAGCAAATATTCAATCTGTTACTGGAATTAAACACGCCTGTTCGCCAGTTTATATGATTCAGATCATCAAACAACATACAACCTATAACAGATGATCTTTAACTCTTATGCTCGACACGTATTTAGAAAGAGGAACATATCCCACATGACATAAAGCTCCAAAGTGTTCATGCTAGCAGCCCGGCTAATTTAGCTTTGCATACGCACCGTTTTAAGACGAATCCAGGATATGTAAAACAGCAAATTATACTGTGATTTACGGATCCAGACTCAGCTGACTGGCGTTTGGTAAGCACAGAACCACGGCGATAAAGGAAACCGCCATCTAACTTCTGCCCTTTCTCTCCCAGCTACTGTTTTCTTTCTCggctccagcagcagcagcagcagcgctgcCGACTGATGCTTGACAACACTGCGCATGCGTGTTACCGTAACTACCCGACACATACGAGCAAGCGCACCCTGAAAAATAAGGGTATCTGCACGACGGGAGCGTGAGGTTTTCTACAAGGAAATAAAAACACTAAAGTGCTACTTTCTTGGATTTAGATAGccacttttatatttatttaaaattttgcaGGTAATTTTATGACGACCGCATCGAGGTAGACTTACTGGTGTCAAGTGGTGAAGTAACTACTCATGAGTAGTTACCAGTTAGTTAGTTTTTTGAGAACTCAAAAAACTAActtattggattggatttccgtctaataataaataaaataaaataaaataaaataaaatataataaataaataatctaataAATaaaagtcccaactaaattaaattatcgatGATCGATTATTCGATGGAAAtcgtgcacataattgaattaagttcatccaatgagtaattttttgAATGTACTTGTACAGTACTTTTTTCTACGACTATATAATTTTACTCCACAACATTACAGATATTAGATTGTTGAATATTGTATCTTTTACCCCACTACATTTAGCTGAGAGCTTTTGCAATTTACTTTATAAAtaatcccaaatcagaaaaagt is part of the Thalassophryne amazonica chromosome 11, fThaAma1.1, whole genome shotgun sequence genome and harbors:
- the si:dkeyp-121d2.7 gene encoding zinc finger and SCAN domain-containing protein 21 isoform X2; translation: MMEESVTTFETHLTAVMDSLIRASVCEITKLFQETVNNYLVELSLNRKENDALKLRLKLTENKLRTERKYGMGWAANRRNASLAAAEEGGRGRQKRKVEMSRAKTKKGPAAAYSKCWPGGVWEEGGGGGSGGGGGSGGALGMVSGRGGKETRDMYLIQFPGEEEDEGEMAEDEEEEGSLSGEGEETANIKEEFSAMDGYQPASLRLIKEALKMDPPNHNPHADSKAQSEGQREEHWEVGATEPSEGGMTMDELRGLESALRAERGRDQTAMKVSRPVSPAPEIVQSSEIRLIPKYIGLDGLEQDGEMEPQPPTLQREDQAAQGRIKDSLRVGGAELRSGWSKRLRECDSAAVAPGAAAAVEQVEPEQPPHLSAPGSIAESTGEEDGGGTLLQFCPQCGGGFTSEAELDEHPCPLGGAHLQSSGGEGAIFPCASCGNTFSHAWALKNHECACAAERPHCCEICGKRFTHSRSLERHHLVHTGERPHRCAQCGRSFSRLGNLERHQRIHTGERPYGCDACGKRFSRVEYLKRHQLIHSSEKAVLQCSNCGRSFSDVEQLKNHQCF
- the si:dkeyp-121d2.7 gene encoding zinc finger and SCAN domain-containing protein 21 isoform X1, whose translation is MMEESVTTFETHLTAVMDSLIRASVCEITKLFQETVNNYLVELSLNRKENDALKLRLKLTENKLRTERKYGMGWAANRRNASLAAAEEGGRGRQKRKVEMSRAKTKKGPAAAYSKCWPGGVWEEGGGGGSGGGGGSGGALGMVSGRGGKETRDMYLIQFPGEEEDEGEMAEDEEEEGSLSGEGEETANIKEEFSAMDGYQPASLRLIKEALKMDPPNHNPHADSKAQSEGNLSDRPPSLHHPGQREEHWEVGATEPSEGGMTMDELRGLESALRAERGRDQTAMKVSRPVSPAPEIVQSSEIRLIPKYIGLDGLEQDGEMEPQPPTLQREDQAAQGRIKDSLRVGGAELRSGWSKRLRECDSAAVAPGAAAAVEQVEPEQPPHLSAPGSIAESTGEEDGGGTLLQFCPQCGGGFTSEAELDEHPCPLGGAHLQSSGGEGAIFPCASCGNTFSHAWALKNHECACAAERPHCCEICGKRFTHSRSLERHHLVHTGERPHRCAQCGRSFSRLGNLERHQRIHTGERPYGCDACGKRFSRVEYLKRHQLIHSSEKAVLQCSNCGRSFSDVEQLKNHQCF